TACAAATTCTTTCATAGATTCAGCGACTGCTGCTACCTTTAGCACAGCACCCTGTTCGCACAGATTGCCAAATAGAATCTTTAGTCCCCCAACTTGTGAGTAGGCATTTTCATTAGTGCGAATGATAGAAGTATCGCTAATTTGTGCGTTTGCTATGCGTTCTCCTAAGCTTTCGCCTGTGATTGTTAAAGCATCAAGGTGTAAAATGGAGCTTTTGTTTTCTAAACCCTCTCCACAAATTCCAGTATTTGCAGTGTGGCTGTGTAAATTTTGGAGATTTTCTTGGAGGTTATCTGAAATTCTAGTATCTTGTATAAGATTTGGATGTTTTTCAAGGCAAGACAAAGGAGTTTGCTTATCGCAAATGACTGAAGTCGAGCCGCTGAAATCATTCAAAGATTGTACAAGAGACGAATTTCTCTTAGCCACTTCGTGCATTACTGCTGATACACCGCCTGCTCTATTTATATCTTCCATATGCACACTACTTAGTGCTGGGGCAATTTTAGCGATATGGGCTACATTTTTAGCTATTTCATTAATGTTATTTAAATCAAACTCTACTTCAGCTTCTTTAGCAATGGCTAGCATATGAAGCACGGTATTTGTGCTTCCACCCATTGCCATATCCACGACAAAGGCATTTGTGATAGCTTTTTTGTTTAAGATGTTTCTAAATCTAAATTTCTCACTTTTTTCCTCACTCAAAGCGATTTCCACAATCCTTCTTGCTGCCTTTCTTAGTAACTCTTCTCTCTCTTTTGTAAGTGCTGGTATCGTGCCATTACCCTCTAGTGCCACACCCATGGCTTCACATAGCGTATTCATAGAGTTTGCTGTAAACATACCGCTACAACTCCCCCCACCAGGACATGCATTGCACTCTATCTCATGTAATCTTTTTTCATCAATCTTGCCACTTGCATACGCTCCTACTGCCTCAAATGCAGAGTTTAGATCTAGTATCGTGCCATCTTCTAGCTTTCCTGCTAACATTGGACCACCACTTACAAAGATTGTAGGCACATTTACCCTTAATGCTCCCATAAGCATTCCAGGCACGATTTTATCGCAGTTTGGAATACAAATCATCGCATCTAATGCGTGTGCGTTCATTACAGATTCTATGCAGTCAGCTATTAGCTCACGACTAGGAAGTGAGTAGAGCATACCACCATGCCCCATAGCTATGCCATCATCTACACCAATTGTGTTAAACTCAAAAGGCACGCCACCAGCCTTTCTTATTTCTTCTTTTACAATTTGTGCGTATTTGTTTAAGAAAAAATGCCCCGGAATTATGTCAATATAACTATTTGCTACACCAATAAAGGGCTTGTTAAAGTCAGAATCTTTTAGCCCAGTAGCACGCAATAAGCTCCTATGAGGCGCCCGCTCATAACCCTTTTTAATAATATCGCTTCGCATAATGTAATCCTAATTTAAAAAGTTTGCAAAATTATAAAAACCCAAATCATACAAATGCCTTAAAAACACTAGGATTCTTACTCATTAAATGGAATTTATTATGCACTTTTTGCAATCTCTCAAAAAGATTCAAAGATAATTCTAAACCCACTTTTTTCTCCTCTTTTCTGCCTTGTGATGATGCAGATTCTAGTTTTTTATCCAAAGGTTTGGGATATACACCAGGTAGTTTATCACGCAAAAAAATGGCTGTTTTACAGCTTAGCATTGGAAATAATCCAAGCACAAGAGCCGTATTTGTGCTATGCTTATCATTTGCCCTATCTAGTGTCTTTAACAAAAATTCTACACTTCTTCTACAATATACTGGCTGCGTAAATAGTGCATCAATGCTATGTGTGCTTAGTTTTTTGTCTATTTTGTTTATAAGTGTATCTTTATTGTTAGCATACGAATTAATCACAAAAAAATTATAAATCTTTTTTACTTTTTCTTTTAATTCTTTGCCATTAAGTGCTATGCCTAAATTTAGATTATCTATAATACTAGCAAGTTTTAGAGAATTACCCTCAAAGACACTCTTAGTACTCTTGCAGTCAGTATTTTTAAATCAATCTCCAGTAAGTATCAAAAATGCTCTAAGTCCAAGTTCATTAACCCCCAAAATATCGCCACACAAAACCAAAGAGTTTCTATCTCTCATAGATAGTGTACAAATCACTGGCTTTTGCAAAGCATTTTGGAACTTTAATGAACTAAAAATAGATGAGGGCTTAAAACGCGCTATAGGAGAATCTGTAACCACAAATGCATCAATGTTATAAAGCTCTCTTAGCTCATTTATGGTGTTTTCTTCAATCTTTGCACTTAAGCTTGGGTTTATCTCTAAACTCAAAAACCTATCTTTGGAATGAATCTTGTTTACAATAGATTCTAAAGCCACATCTACGCTAGACATACGACCTCCTCTGCCTTATGTTTCTTACTGCTTCTACTATGTTTTTTAAGCTTGGCTTTACTTCTTCCCACTTACGCGTCTTTAACCCACAATCTAGATTTATCCATAACTGCTCTTGTGGTAAGACTTCAAGCAAGGCTTTTATTTGAATCTCAATTTCTTCTACGCTTGGGATTCTAGGACTATGAATATCATATACGCCCGAACCTAATTCATGTGTGTAGCCAACTTGTTTAAAGACTTTTAATAACTCATTTCCACTTCTTGTAGTCTCAATGCTTATGACATCTGCATTCAAGTGCGTCAATGGTTTTAATAATGTCGTTAAACTCGCTATAACACATATGTGTGTGAATTTGTGTGTTAGCTTTTGCAATGGCAGTTACAAGTTTAAAGCACTCTAACGCCCAAGATTCATAAGTTTTTATATTTTCATCTCTTAGTGGATAACCCTCTTTAAATGCTGCTTCATCAACTTGTATGATTTTTATCCCTGCATTTTGTAAATCATCTATCTCATCAGCAAGTGCTATGGCTATTTGTCTGCACACCTCGCTTCTAGGTAAATCATCTCTAACAAAGCTCCAATTAAGTATCGTTACAGGACCTGTTAGCATTCCTTTTAGAATCTTTTTTGTTAGACTTTGTGCGTATGTAATCCACTCTAGCGTCATAGGCTTAAGACGCTCTACATCACCAAAGATAATTGGTGGCTTTACACATCTGCTTCCATAGCTTTGCACCCACGCATTTTTGCTAAATACAAAGCCCTCTAACTGCTTACCAAAATACTCCACCATATCGTTTCGCGCTGACTCTCCATGCACAAGCACATCTAAACCTACTTCTTCTTGAAAGCTTACACAATCTTTTATATATTCTTTTATGCCATCTTTATAAGCAGATTCTGTAATCTCTCCCTTTTTAAACTTCAAACGCAATGCTCGAATCTCTTGTATTTGTGGGAATGAACAAATCGTAGTTGTGGACAAAGGTGGTAAATTAAACGCTTCTTTTTAAATCTTTATGCGAGATTCAAATGGTAGCTCTCTTTTATTAATACTATAAGCACTTACACGCTCTCTTATTGCTTTATTGTGCGTTTTATCTGAATTGGCACGAGATATATTTATACGCTTGTTAGCTTCTAAAAATTCTTATATTTTAGAATCTACCCCTCCTTTAAAGAGTGCTTCAAGTGCGATTAGCTCCTCTATCTTTATAGTGGTAGTTGTATTAAACCATTTTGTCATCTCACATGCTACGCCTATATTATGCCCTCTAGCCATTGCAAAGTATCCTTCTAACCCATTTAGATATTCAAACCTCTTTGGCTTTGCATTTAGTGCACAGGCTAAATCTAGCACATTATCATACAAACTAAAATCATTCACACACATAATCTAAGTCTTTTTGTAGCTCCCAGTGCTTTGCCCTTAAAGACTTTGCGACTTCTTCTAATTCACCCTCACTACACTTACCATTCCAAAAGCTCTCCAACGCTTTTTTACTCTCTATTTTGTCCGATTCGTGGGAATCCTAAAATATTACTCATTTGTAATACTTTTTAAAAAATTTAATGAGATTATAGTAGATATTTTTATAAACACAATATGTATTTATATTTTTATAAATACTAAAAATAAAATATATACTAATAACTACTAATTTATCGTAGATATATCTATATAAATAATTAAATAATTTAAATATACATATTGTAATTATTATAGTTGTATAAGTGAATTTGACTTTCAACAAAAGAGAAAATAAAATTTGTGAATTTTATTTTTGGAGTTTTACTTGATATTTTTATGTATTTTTATACCATTTTTGTCATTTTTCTTTATGGGGAAGCCATTTCAAGGAATCTTATGTTTATTATTACAAATAACACTAATAGGGTGGTTACCAGCATCGTTATGGGCGGTGTTTGTGTATTTTAGTTATAAGTTAGACAAACAACATAAAGAGCTTTTAGAAGCACAAAATAAAGATTAATTTGGCAGATAATACACATCAAGCCTAAATGAGAATGTGAGCATCTCTCCCTCTCTTTCTATGTGTATTGGGAAACTAAATCTTGCTAAACCATTTAGCTGTTTTGTTAAATTTAATGCTTCTCTAAATGTATTTATATCTTTTAGTTGTCCGCTAACTACATATCTTTGTTTATAATAATTTCCCTCAATTAGCGGTGCTCCATCAGCTACAATACCAGAAGTATTAAAATAAATTGCAAGCTTATCTTCTATATCTTGTTTTGTTAGCTTATCATTAAACATACCTAATACAGAATTATTATTAGCCTTATATTCCTCTAGCCTCTGTATTTCTGCTCTTTTTTGCTCTTCTATTTGCTTTACTACAAATAGTTCCTTTCTATATTTTGCATTCGTGTTTCTAAACGAATCTAGCTGTGGCTTTACTACTCCAAGAAAGATTCCAACAACCAAGAAAAAATAAAATACAAAAAAGAATGTATTCCTAATCCAATCTATCTGTGCGAAAAATGCTCTCATTGCTTCTCTTTTTGCTCTGTATTAGTCATATTTGTTTGGTCTGCTTGAAGCTTACTAACTGAAACAAAGTTATACCAACCATTTGGTAAAGTATAAAAATCAGCCCTACTTTGCGTAAAAATAGATCTAAGTGGCACTTCAAGCAAAAATGTATATATCTGCTTTGAAGGCGTTGTTCCATATAATGTTAGCTGATATTGTTCCATTTGTATCTTATTTAGAGTTATTTGCTCTGGTATTAAATCAAATAAATTTTCTATACTATCTTGCAATAGTTTATTTTGCGTTACCAAAAACTCACCAAAATACACTTTTTCTTGTTCATGTGCTAGATTTTCTTGTATTGTTTTGATATCATTTAGCAACACACTTTGAATCTTCAATGCTTCTTCAGTATGCTTAATCATAAAATGCGCTTGAATCTTTAACATTACCACGAATCCAAAGAATATAAATAATGTCAAAAATATATATCCCCACCAGATACGTGTTACTTTTTTGAATATTGTTTTTTTAATAGGTGGGGTAAAGCTATAATTTTTCATACTTGCCCCTTTTCATCAAAGTATTTATAAGATTCATAGCCCAAATTTGCCAAAACTTCAGAAATATTACACTCTTCAATCCTAACTTCTAACATGGTTATATTTTCTATTTGCTTTAGTGTTTCTTCTTCTATATTGTGAGGATTAAAGACAACTATATCATTTATAAATTCACTTTTATACAATTCATTATTATAAAATTCATTTAAGGCAGTTTGTATAAACTTAGAAGCAGTAGTAACTCTCGCATAATCATTTAAATCATCCCCACTATTATCTTCCCCGCTTGATTCATCGCTACTATCAAAATCAGAATCATCTCCCTTTAAAACCTCAATTAACTCTTCATCGCTACCATTATGACTAAAATCAATTCCATCTACATCGCTTAATTCATCTTGGATTCCAGAAGATAAATCATCTTCATCATCAAAGTTATATGTATTTTCAACTACTTTTAGTTCAGAATCTATCTCGCTATCTAGCACATAATATCCACCAAATAGCACTCCTTCATTTTTATTAGTAACAATCATGGTAATATTTGAACGCTGAAAAAGAATATAAAGTTTGCAAGAATCTTGAAATATATTTTTTGATAGATAATACAAAACCATAAATGGGGAAATAATAAAATCAGCACCTAGTTTTAAAAATCTCTTTTTTGTCTCTGCAATACCATCTTTAGAGACATAAACAAGCCAAGAATTTTGATTTTTTTGAACTATTTCATTTGGATTTATACCGTATTTTTCAAACTCCACTTCCTTTTCGTTATGAATTGCACCTTGTATTATTGATGATGAGAGAGTAGAGATATATGTGAAGGGATTTTTTGTACGAATCTTTTTGACATATCTTACTGCTTGTGCTGGAAGTTCTCCTGGTATAGTTTTAAACTCTTTTGTTTGAGTGTCTATATTTTTACCATTTTTATAAAATTTAGAAGCAATAATGCAAGACTTATTATCAACTTCTATACCAACTATAACAGTGGCAAAAAACGAACGAATAGTTTTAGAAAGATTCATCTAAACTCCAACAATTTTTAACTTTGAAATGGTATGAAAATTTGCCTTAATAATTAATTTGCAACCCATGATTATACAAGATTATATCGCATTTTTACGCCCAATATTAATAATATAAAATAAATAAAAAATGTTTAAAAAATAAAAAATAGTAGTATCATGGTTATGACTTAATTTAAAGGAGGATAGATTGAGTATAAAAACAGATATAAATAGGAGAGATTTCCTAAAAGGTGTTAGTGCAACTTCTGTTGTTTTAAGTTTTATGCCAGGGACTTTGGGGGCTTTTAGTGGAGAAGTGAAAGGTTCTTCAAAATTTGTCCCAAGTATTTGTGAAATGTGCAGTACTCGCTGTCCTATTGAAGCTAGAGTAGATACTTTGCAAGAGGCGCAAAAAGTCTTCATTCAAGGCAATCCCTATTCTACTAGTACAGGGGTGCAATATGCGCTAGAGGGGGCTCTGGGGTTAATCAGCTTTTTGATCCAAATAGACTTGTTAATCCTATTATGCGAACAGGTGAGAAGGGCGATGGAAAATGGAAAGAAATTTCATGGGAAGAAGCTTATAATTACATAGTTCAAAAACTAAGTGTAATTAAAGAAAAATATGGGGCTAAAAGCGTGGCCTTTGCATCTAAGAGTGGTCCAGAGCAAACTTTTTTAAATCAATTTGCCTATGCTTATGGAAGTCCTAATATTTTTGATCATGGAAATACATGCCCTTCAGGCTATTCAGTAGCACTTACAAGCGTGTTTGGCAACGGCTCTATTAGTAGAGATTTTTCAAATTGTAAGTTTATGCTAAATTTTGGACACAATGTATATGAAGGAATGGTAATAAGCTATGCAAGAGGAGTAACACAAGCACTAGAAAAAGGTGCCAAATTGATCTCTCTTGATCCTAGATTTTCTGTGCTATCATCAAAGGCAAGTGAATGGATTCCTATCCGTCCAGGCGGAGATACTGCCTTTATGATGGCTATGGTGCATACTTTAATCTTTGAAGAGCTTTATGATAAAAAGTTTGTAGAAAAATACACAATAGGCTTTGAAAAACTTAAAGAAAGTGTTAAAAATTACACACCAGAAGCAATGGCTAAGGAATATGATATAAGTGCAGAAAGAATAAGAGAGCTAACAAGAGAATGTGCAAAATATGCTCCGCATTCTATGGTGGATTTCGGGCATAGAGCGACATTTAGCCCAGAAGAAATAGAGTTTAGAAGAGCAATAGCCATAGCAAATGCACTCTTAGGCAATATTGAAACAAAAGGTGGTTTGTATTTCCCTAAATCTCCAGCACTTTATAATAAGCTTGCAGGAGAGCATGTGGCACCCGAGTTTAAGGGTTCTATTTTACCAAAATTAGAAATTCCACAAGAACCTAGAATTGACTTGATTGATATAAAAGATGGTGAATTTAGTAAAATTTCTAAAACTAGAGGAATCTACTCTAAAGTTTTTAAGGCAATTTTAGAAGAAAAACCCTATGCAATTAAGGGTCTATTTATTACTCGTTCAAATCCGGTAATGACGGTTAATGATTCTAATGAAGTTGTAGAAGCACTTAAGAAATTAGATTTATTTATAAGTGTAGATGTGTATGTGTCTGATACTTCACAATATGCAGATATTATCTTGCCAGAATCTACTTACTTGGAGAGAGATGAGCAGTTTTTGGCAAAAAATGGCAAGAATCCGGGCTATGAAGTAAGGCAAAAAGCAGTAGAACCTATAGGCAATACAAAGCCATCATGGCAAATTTATTTAGAACTTGCTAAAAAAATGGGCTATGAGAGTGCATTCCCTTATACAGATATAGAGGATTTTAGAATTAAGCAAGGCTATAACTATCCTAATGAGATGTTTAAGCTAAAAGAAAAAGGAATGAGTAGCTATGGGATTCCACTTCTTGCAAGAGATAAAGAAAGCATTAAAAAATTTGTAGAAAAATATCCAAACTCTAAGGCAAATTTAGATAGCGATAGAGAGTTTAGCGAGGTTTTAAAATGCAAAACAAAAAGTGGCAAGATTGAACTTTTTGATGAAGCACTAGAAAAAGCATGTGGTAGAGGCGGACTTACTTATAACAATCCAAAACTAAAAAATGAGGATGAATTTTACTTCATTCAAGGCAAGGTTGCTGTGCATACAAATGGACACACAATGAATATACCTTGGCTAAATACGCTAATGAGTGATAATGCTGTGTGGATTAATCAAAAAGTAGCTGATAAATTAAAGCTCAAAAAGGGAGATAAAATAAAGATAACTAGCAAGGTTGGAAGCCAAATAGCAAGTGTATTGCCTACAATTGGTATTAGAGAAGATACGCTTTTTGCTTATTTTGGATTTGGACATACAAGTAAAAAGCAAGATATAGCTTACAACAAGGGAATGAGTGCTAGTCATCTATTGGAAAACACCATTTCTCCAGTTGCGGGAAATAATGTACATACCATTGGTGTCAAAATAGAAAAAGTGTAGGGGGTAAAAATGAAATATGCAATGATACATGATATGGAGAAATGTATTGGCTGTCAGGGTTGCACGATTGCTTGTAGGAGTGAAAATGCAATACCTGATGGCTATTTTAGATTAAAGGTCAAGATGGATGGTCCTCATGGGGAGTTTCCAAATCTTAATTTTAATTATGTAAGGCATTCTTGTGAGATGTGCGAACACACTCCTTGTGTAACTGTGTGTCCTACACATGCTTCTTTTATGGACGAAAATGGGATTGTAGATATTAATGCTAATCTTTGTGTGGGTTGTCTTTATTGCGTGGTGGCTTGTCCTTATAATGCAAGATATGTAAATCCAAAAACAAATGTGCCAGATAAATGCAACTTTTGCAAACATACGCATTTAAAGCAATATGGCGAACCAGCATGTGTTGCTGTGTGTCCTACTGATGCACTTATCTTTGGAGATTTGGATGATCCGCTAAGTCCAATTTTTAGCTATTTAGCAAACAAACCTTTTGTTACAAACAAACCACATTTAGGCACAAAACCAAAATTGTTTGTAGTGCCAAATAAAAAAGGAGGGATAAAACTATGAATGAGATATGGGGACCAGATAGCGCAACAATCATTTG
Above is a genomic segment from Helicobacter ibis containing:
- the phsA gene encoding thiosulfate reductase PhsA, translating into MCARGGSGVNQLFDPNRLVNPIMRTGEKGDGKWKEISWEEAYNYIVQKLSVIKEKYGAKSVAFASKSGPEQTFLNQFAYAYGSPNIFDHGNTCPSGYSVALTSVFGNGSISRDFSNCKFMLNFGHNVYEGMVISYARGVTQALEKGAKLISLDPRFSVLSSKASEWIPIRPGGDTAFMMAMVHTLIFEELYDKKFVEKYTIGFEKLKESVKNYTPEAMAKEYDISAERIRELTRECAKYAPHSMVDFGHRATFSPEEIEFRRAIAIANALLGNIETKGGLYFPKSPALYNKLAGEHVAPEFKGSILPKLEIPQEPRIDLIDIKDGEFSKISKTRGIYSKVFKAILEEKPYAIKGLFITRSNPVMTVNDSNEVVEALKKLDLFISVDVYVSDTSQYADIILPESTYLERDEQFLAKNGKNPGYEVRQKAVEPIGNTKPSWQIYLELAKKMGYESAFPYTDIEDFRIKQGYNYPNEMFKLKEKGMSSYGIPLLARDKESIKKFVEKYPNSKANLDSDREFSEVLKCKTKSGKIELFDEALEKACGRGGLTYNNPKLKNEDEFYFIQGKVAVHTNGHTMNIPWLNTLMSDNAVWINQKVADKLKLKKGDKIKITSKVGSQIASVLPTIGIREDTLFAYFGFGHTSKKQDIAYNKGMSASHLLENTISPVAGNNVHTIGVKIEKV
- a CDS encoding YqaE/Pmp3 family membrane protein, whose protein sequence is MIFLCIFIPFLSFFFMGKPFQGILCLLLQITLIGWLPASLWAVFVYFSYKLDKQHKELLEAQNKD
- a CDS encoding 4Fe-4S dicluster domain-containing protein, translating into MKYAMIHDMEKCIGCQGCTIACRSENAIPDGYFRLKVKMDGPHGEFPNLNFNYVRHSCEMCEHTPCVTVCPTHASFMDENGIVDINANLCVGCLYCVVACPYNARYVNPKTNVPDKCNFCKHTHLKQYGEPACVAVCPTDALIFGDLDDPLSPIFSYLANKPFVTNKPHLGTKPKLFVVPNKKGGIKL
- the ilvD gene encoding dihydroxy-acid dehydratase, which produces MRSDIIKKGYERAPHRSLLRATGLKDSDFNKPFIGVANSYIDIIPGHFFLNKYAQIVKEEIRKAGGVPFEFNTIGVDDGIAMGHGGMLYSLPSRELIADCIESVMNAHALDAMICIPNCDKIVPGMLMGALRVNVPTIFVSGGPMLAGKLEDGTILDLNSAFEAVGAYASGKIDEKRLHEIECNACPGGGSCSGMFTANSMNTLCEAMGVALEGNGTIPALTKEREELLRKAARRIVEIALSEEKSEKFRFRNILNKKAITNAFVVDMAMGGSTNTVLHMLAIAKEAEVEFDLNNINEIAKNVAHIAKIAPALSSVHMEDINRAGGVSAVMHEVAKRNSSLVQSLNDFSGSTSVICDKQTPLSCLEKHPNLIQDTRISDNLQENLQNLHSHTANTGICGEGLENKSSILHLDALTITGESLGERIANAQISDTSIIRTNENAYSQVGGLKILFGNLCEQGAVLKVAAVAESMKEFVGTAVCFNSQEEAIKGIAGGKVKAGNVVVIRYEGPKGGPGMQEMLSPTSLIMGMGLGESVALITDGRFSGATRGACIGHISPEAAEGGLIALIEDGDRISISVSNGILELLVDSKVIESRKAKWKPIKKEIKSKWLKRYSLLVSNAANGAVLKTEL